One window of Saimiri boliviensis isolate mSaiBol1 chromosome 4, mSaiBol1.pri, whole genome shotgun sequence genomic DNA carries:
- the PNISR gene encoding arginine/serine-rich protein PNISR isoform X2, whose amino-acid sequence MWDQGGQPWQQWPLNQQQWMQSFQHQQDPSQIDWAALAQAWIAQREASGQQSMVEQPPGMMPNGQDMSTMESGPNNHGNFQGDSNFNRMWQPG is encoded by the exons aTGTGGGATCAAGGAGGACAGCCTTGGCAGCAGTGGCCCTTGAACCAGCAACAATGGATGCAGTCATTCCAGCACCAACAGGATCCAA GCCAGATTGACTGGGCTGCATTGGCCCAAGCTTGGATTGCCCAAAGAGAAGCTTCAGGACAGCAAAGCATGGTAGAACAACCACCAGGAATGATGCCAAATGGACAAGATATGTCTACAATGGAATCTGGTCCAAACAATCATGGGAATTTCCAAGGGGATTCAAACTTCAACAGAATGTGGCAACCAG GCTGA